The Arachis hypogaea cultivar Tifrunner chromosome 14, arahy.Tifrunner.gnm2.J5K5, whole genome shotgun sequence genome has a segment encoding these proteins:
- the LOC112741685 gene encoding protein DEHYDRATION-INDUCED 19 homolog 7 produces MDSDSWISARLSTASRRYYSRSDLYVGGVHEDSDGGGGGGGGGGDDFRAEFLCPFCADEYDVVGLCCHIDEDHPREAKNGVCPVCAKKVGMDLVGHITTQHGNFLRVQRKRRLRKGSSSSTFSILRKELREGALQSLLGGSSFISSSNSEPDPLLSSFIFNPVLSDESESAQPCPSIEAALVKESSNKSSLERKPQQVQLSDEDKVEKARRFEFVQGLLMSTILDDNL; encoded by the exons ATGGACTCCGATTCCTGGATTTCCGCTCGTCTCTCCACCGCTTCACGCCGTTACTATTCTCGATCTG ATCTGTATGTTGGCGGTGTTCACGAGGATTCCGATGGCGGAGGTGGTGGTGGCGGAGGAGGAGGCGATGATTTCAGGGCGGAGTTTCTTTGCCCCTTTTGTGCCGACGAGTACGACGTCGTTGGACTCTGCTGCCACATTGACGAGGACCATCCTCGAGAAGCCAAAAACGGG GTGTGTCCAGTCTGTGCGAAAAAGGTGGGGATGGATCTTGTCGGACATATTACTACACAACATGGGAATTTTTTAAGA GTGCAGCGAAAAAGGAGGCTCAGGAAAGGAAGCTCTAGTTCAACATTTTCTATATTgagaaaagaattgagagaaggAGCCTTGCAGTCCCTTCTTGGAGGTTCTTCCTTCATATCTTCCTCCAATTCTGAGCCAGATCCTCTGTTGTCGTCATTCATTTTTAACCCAGTTTTATCCGATGAGTCTGAAAGTGCACAaccttgtccttccattgaagCTGCCCTAGTAAAAGAAAGCTCAAATAAGAGTTCCTTGGAAAG AAAACCTCAACAGGTACAGCTGTCAGACGAGGATAAAGTAGAGAAAGCGCGGAGGTTTGAGTTTGTTCAAGGGCTGCTCATGTCGACAATTCTTGACGATAACTTATAA
- the LOC112742308 gene encoding uncharacterized protein — protein sequence MCGTGSSLPSIPRPTPTVSRRKNTTGNRSDIGWKHGIDVQGNGKKVKCNYCSKTISGGIYRFKHHLAGTKEDSEPCASVSEEVKAVILKVCAEAKEASLKKRRFGDDEDYHEQTEKEKDNFQQKGKDIRNFVTKEKGAQVQSTINQMMKKDLKEQCDQQCAIFFYTSAIPFNVIKNPKFLKFCEMVGRYGIGYKPPSYHELRETRLKKAMTNVDEMLTEFKAERKRTGCSIMSDGWTDKKRRSICNFLVNSPKGTIFLYSLDTSDISKTINKVVKMLEDVIEFVGEENVVQIVTDNAASYKAAGEKMMETRKSLYWIPCAAHCIDLILEDFEKKLKDR from the exons ATGTGTG GGACAGGGTCTTCGCTTCCTAGTATTCCTAGACCTACACCTACTGTTTCTAGGAGGAAAAATACAACTGGAAATAGAAGTGATATAGGATGGAAACATGGGATTGATGTTCAAGGCAATGGTAAAAAAGTGAAGTGTAATTATTGCTCAAAGACTATAAGTGGAGGGATTTATAGATTCAAGCATCATCTTGCCGGTACTAAAGAGGATTCAGAGCCTTGTGCTTCAGTATCTGAAGAAGTTAAGGCTGTGATATTGAAAGTTTGTGCGGAGGCTAAAGAAGCATCATTGAAAAAAAGAAGATTCGGTGATGATGAGGATTATCatgaacaaacagaaaaggagaaGGACAATTTTCAACAAAAGGGGAAAGATATTCGCAACTTTGTCACAAAAGAAAAAGGGGCTCAAGTTCAATCAACAATAAATCAAATGATGAAGAAGGATCTAAAGGAACAATGTGATCAACAATGTGCCATATTTTTCTATACAAGTGCTATTCCTTTCAATGTTATTAAGAATCCCAAGTTTTTAAAGTTTTGTGAGATGGTTGGGAGATATGGAATTGGCTACAAACCCCCTTCTTACCATGAGTTAAGAGAAACCCGATTAAAGAAAGCAATGACCAATGTTGATGAAATGCTTACTGAGTTTAAGGCAGAGCGGAAGAGAACTGGTTGTTCAATCATGTCGGATGGATGGACTGATAAAAAAAGGCGTAGTATTTGTAATTTCTTGGTGAACAGCCCTAAAGGAACAATTTTTCTTTATTCATTGGACACTTCTGACATatcaaaaacaataaataaagtTGTCAAAATGCTAGAAGATGTTATAGAATTTGTTGGCGAAGAGAATGTAGTCCAAATTGTTACAGATAATGCTGCTAGTTATAAGGCTGCTGGAGAAAAAATGATGGAAACTAGAAAAAGTTTGTACTGGATACCATGTGCTGCACACTGCATTGATTTGATATTGGAGGATTTTGAAAAGAAGCTAAAG GACCGTTGA